Proteins co-encoded in one Candidatus Auribacterota bacterium genomic window:
- the rpsF gene encoding 30S ribosomal protein S6 — MKSYEAMVIIRPDIPEDLAKKVVEGISSEISKIGGKIAEHTLSPKQRLSYTLAKHNDGYCLCLRFEAKPTELENLTQRFSLNQDILRHLITKRNQRAPRAHRPRGGMGPVCAPASSGADQ; from the coding sequence TTGAAATCATATGAAGCGATGGTAATAATCAGGCCGGATATTCCCGAGGATCTGGCCAAGAAGGTTGTTGAGGGAATTTCGAGCGAGATCTCAAAGATCGGAGGGAAGATCGCTGAGCACACGCTTTCCCCGAAGCAGCGTCTGAGCTACACGCTCGCCAAACACAACGACGGCTACTGTCTCTGCCTCCGCTTCGAGGCGAAGCCGACGGAGCTGGAAAACCTCACGCAGCGATTCAGCCTCAATCAGGACATTCTGCGGCACCTGATTACAAAACGCAACCAGCGCGCCCCCCGAGCGCATCGTCCCCGAGGGGGGATGGGGCCGGTGTGCGCGCCCGCATCGTCCGGTGCAGACCAGTGA
- the rpsR gene encoding 30S ribosomal protein S18, translating into MAFRRKKKCRFCMDKVTEIDYKDIGLLRKMITEKGKILPSRITGTCARHQRRIAIAIKRARFVALIPYVAE; encoded by the coding sequence ATGGCCTTCAGGAGAAAAAAGAAGTGCAGGTTCTGCATGGATAAGGTAACCGAGATAGATTATAAGGACATCGGGTTGTTGAGGAAGATGATCACAGAAAAGGGGAAGATTCTCCCGAGCCGAATTACCGGGACCTGCGCGAGGCACCAGCGGCGCATCGCCATAGCGATCAAGAGAGCGCGCTTTGTCGCGCTGATCCCTTACGTCGCGGAGTGA
- a CDS encoding bifunctional UDP-3-O-[3-hydroxymyristoyl] N-acetylglucosamine deacetylase/3-hydroxyacyl-ACP dehydratase, translating to MQKQRTIKAPVCLTGVGVHTGNKTRLVFAPAPVNAGVRFVRTDLPGLPEVRALARNVSNVCRGTTIANGSVEIHTVEHVLAAIRGCGIDNVVVELDSNEPPVGDGSSFAYVRMIKSAGIEEQDAPREELVLGEPVWASKDNAVIAAIPAEQFRVSYTMDFKHPTLPAQFVSFVVTEDTFEKEIASGRTFCFYHEIEALVQQGLIKGGSLDNAVLIGDGVIYSKDRLRFPDEFARHKVLDLVGDLCLVGRHVRAHVIAMRSGHELNVDLARKLLLIAEKTQKREAVAQRIQGGVMDINEIRRILPHRFPFLLVDRIVEVKGRERIVGVKNVTINEPFFTGHFPEKPVMPGVLIIEALAQTAGVLMLNTPENINKLAFFMAIDNAKFRRPVMPGDQLRLEIDVLRWKKKMGKVSGKALVDGQVAAEAELTFSFV from the coding sequence ATGCAGAAACAAAGAACGATTAAGGCGCCCGTCTGCCTCACCGGGGTCGGGGTCCATACCGGCAACAAGACGAGGCTCGTCTTCGCGCCGGCCCCCGTGAACGCCGGCGTGCGATTCGTGCGCACCGATCTGCCCGGCTTACCCGAGGTGCGCGCCCTCGCCCGGAATGTCTCAAACGTGTGCCGTGGGACGACGATTGCGAACGGCAGCGTCGAAATCCACACCGTTGAGCACGTGCTCGCCGCGATCCGCGGCTGCGGGATTGACAACGTGGTGGTGGAGCTCGATTCCAATGAGCCTCCCGTTGGGGACGGGAGCTCGTTCGCATACGTGCGCATGATCAAGTCGGCCGGCATCGAGGAGCAGGATGCCCCCCGCGAGGAACTCGTGCTCGGGGAGCCTGTGTGGGCGTCAAAAGACAACGCCGTGATCGCGGCAATCCCCGCCGAGCAGTTCAGGGTCTCCTACACAATGGATTTCAAGCACCCGACACTGCCCGCCCAGTTTGTGAGCTTTGTGGTGACGGAGGATACCTTCGAGAAGGAAATTGCCTCCGGTCGCACTTTCTGCTTTTACCATGAGATAGAGGCCCTGGTGCAACAGGGCCTCATCAAGGGGGGCAGCCTGGACAACGCGGTGCTCATCGGCGACGGGGTCATTTACAGCAAGGACCGGCTGAGATTCCCTGACGAGTTCGCCCGCCACAAGGTGCTGGATCTCGTCGGCGACCTCTGCCTCGTGGGCAGGCATGTCCGCGCCCACGTGATCGCAATGAGGTCGGGGCACGAGCTCAACGTGGACCTCGCGCGCAAGCTGTTATTGATCGCAGAGAAGACTCAGAAGAGAGAGGCCGTTGCTCAACGCATACAGGGGGGTGTCATGGATATAAATGAGATAAGGCGCATACTTCCACACCGGTTCCCGTTCCTCCTTGTGGATCGGATCGTGGAGGTCAAGGGGAGGGAGAGGATCGTCGGCGTCAAAAATGTCACCATCAACGAGCCGTTTTTCACGGGGCATTTCCCCGAGAAGCCGGTGATGCCGGGTGTGCTCATTATCGAAGCCCTCGCCCAGACCGCCGGCGTGCTCATGCTCAACACCCCTGAAAATATTAACAAGCTCGCCTTTTTCATGGCGATAGACAACGCAAAATTCCGCAGGCCGGTGATGCCGGGTGACCAGTTGCGGCTGGAGATCGACGTCCTCCGCTGGAAGAAGAAGATGGGAAAAGTGAGCGGCAAGGCGCTCGTGGATGGCCAGGTTGCCGCTGAGGCCGAGCTTACGTTTTCGTTCGTGTGA
- the lpxA gene encoding acyl-ACP--UDP-N-acetylglucosamine O-acyltransferase, translated as MRQIHSSAIVHPKAEIADDVEIGPYSIIEAHVRIGRGTVVGPHVVIKGRTEIGENNKIFQFASVGEVNQDLKYRGEETRLKIGSGNTIREYVTMQIGTLTGRSETTIGERNLFMVYSHIAHDCEIGNDCILANCATLAGHIQIDDGAIIGGLVGIHQFCRVGTMAIVGGCSKIVQDIPPYMMADGHPASVRGVNLEGLRRKEFSQESIREIKAAHKMIYHSQMKTAQALARLKEEYPASACVKAIIEFIETSQRGIAR; from the coding sequence ATGAGACAAATTCATTCCTCGGCAATCGTGCATCCAAAGGCGGAAATCGCCGATGACGTGGAGATCGGCCCGTACAGCATTATCGAGGCCCACGTGCGCATCGGCCGGGGCACCGTTGTCGGGCCACATGTCGTGATCAAGGGCCGGACCGAGATCGGGGAGAATAACAAAATATTCCAGTTCGCGTCGGTGGGTGAGGTGAACCAGGATCTCAAGTACCGTGGAGAGGAAACGCGGTTGAAGATAGGGAGTGGGAACACGATCCGGGAATACGTCACGATGCAGATCGGTACGCTGACGGGGAGGTCGGAGACCACGATAGGGGAGCGCAACCTCTTTATGGTTTATAGCCACATCGCCCACGATTGCGAGATCGGCAATGACTGTATCCTGGCCAACTGCGCCACGCTCGCGGGACACATCCAAATTGATGACGGCGCGATCATCGGGGGCCTGGTCGGCATTCACCAGTTCTGCAGGGTGGGGACGATGGCGATCGTCGGCGGGTGTTCGAAGATCGTCCAGGATATCCCCCCCTACATGATGGCGGATGGACACCCGGCGAGCGTGCGCGGGGTCAACCTTGAGGGGCTCAGGAGGAAAGAATTCAGCCAGGAGTCAATCAGGGAGATCAAGGCAGCCCACAAGATGATCTATCACTCTCAGATGAAAACGGCACAGGCGCTGGCGCGGCTCAAAGAAGAGTACCCCGCCTCGGCGTGCGTGAAAGCCATCATTGAATTCATCGAGACTTCTCAACGTGGCATCGCCCGGTAA
- the ssb gene encoding single-stranded DNA-binding protein has translation MASLNRVFLIGNLTKDPTLRYTPGGAAVADLSLAINSTFVNKAGERKDEVCYVDIVTWGRQAETAAEYLTKGSPIFVEGRLQLDSWETGEGEKRSKLRVRANRVQFLGRGKAGAARPEAEAIDEPAAAAEPAGPGEGGIEDASMPDEGKEGDVPF, from the coding sequence ATGGCAAGCTTGAACAGGGTTTTTCTGATCGGTAATCTCACGAAGGACCCGACGCTGCGCTACACACCGGGTGGCGCCGCTGTCGCTGATCTGAGCCTTGCGATCAACAGCACCTTTGTGAATAAAGCGGGCGAGCGGAAGGATGAGGTCTGCTACGTTGACATTGTGACGTGGGGCCGGCAGGCGGAAACGGCGGCAGAGTACCTCACGAAGGGCTCGCCCATTTTTGTTGAGGGGCGCCTCCAGCTCGATTCCTGGGAAACAGGTGAGGGAGAGAAGAGGAGCAAGCTTCGCGTGAGGGCCAACCGCGTTCAATTCCTGGGGAGGGGCAAGGCGGGAGCGGCGCGTCCGGAGGCTGAAGCGATTGATGAGCCTGCTGCCGCGGCTGAGCCGGCTGGGCCGGGGGAGGGCGGCATTGAGGACGCTTCCATGCCGGATGAGGGCAAGGAGGGGGATGTGCCGTTCTGA
- the rplI gene encoding 50S ribosomal protein L9: MQKEIILMQDVPGLGAQGDVVKVAEGYARNYLFPQKLAAPATPKYVRMLELEKKRKEAEAKRALEQLRQEAEKLSQASCTIAVEAGEDGKLFGSVTAQDIAESLEQAGFTLDKKKINLAEPIKELGVYSVELQLYSDITASLKVWVVQK, translated from the coding sequence GTGCAAAAAGAAATTATTCTCATGCAGGATGTTCCCGGCCTAGGCGCGCAGGGAGACGTGGTGAAGGTCGCGGAAGGCTACGCGCGAAACTACCTCTTCCCGCAGAAGCTCGCCGCGCCCGCGACGCCCAAATACGTCAGGATGCTGGAACTGGAAAAGAAGCGGAAAGAGGCCGAGGCCAAACGCGCGCTGGAACAGCTCCGCCAGGAAGCGGAAAAGCTCAGCCAGGCCTCCTGCACCATCGCCGTCGAGGCGGGGGAAGACGGAAAATTATTCGGCTCCGTGACCGCCCAGGACATTGCCGAGAGTCTCGAACAGGCTGGCTTCACTCTCGACAAGAAGAAGATCAACCTCGCCGAGCCGATCAAGGAGCTCGGGGTATATAGTGTCGAACTCCAGCTCTATTCAGACATCACTGCGTCGCTCAAGGTATGGGTCGTGCAGAAGTAA
- the dnaB gene encoding replicative DNA helicase: protein MCAQNTALDRLPPQNLDAEMSVLGAMLLDKDAIVQAIESIGPECFYKEANAKIYSAIIQLCDANQPADIVTITEYLKKQKELESVGGAGYISVLLDAIPSAANVSHYLRIVQEKAILRRLINAATGIVSRCYEDGEDISDVLDDAEREIFDISQHRRSQGFVKIGDLIKHSIETVESLYQKKEYVTGVSSGYTDLDTMTAGFQPSDLIIIAGRPSMGKTSLALNIAEHAAVVEKIPTAIFSLEMSREQLVLRMLCSHARVNAHNVRTGFISEKHDFPKLVNAAGKLAEAPIFIDDSPSISALEMRAKARRLAAKEAIRLIIVDYMQLMRSSVRKAENRQQEISEISRSLKALARELNVPVIVLSQLNREAEGRDDRKPRLSDLRESGAIEQDADVVFLLFREEYYFPDNEDAKGKAEVIIAKQRNGPVGAVRLAFLQECTHFENCAEREGELETV, encoded by the coding sequence ATGTGTGCTCAAAACACCGCGCTCGATAGACTGCCTCCTCAGAACCTCGATGCGGAAATGAGTGTCCTGGGGGCCATGCTCCTGGATAAAGATGCGATCGTTCAGGCGATCGAGAGTATCGGCCCGGAGTGCTTCTACAAGGAGGCGAACGCAAAGATATATTCCGCCATCATTCAGCTCTGCGATGCCAATCAGCCGGCTGACATTGTGACGATCACCGAGTACCTGAAGAAGCAGAAGGAGCTGGAGTCGGTGGGCGGCGCAGGGTATATCAGCGTGTTGCTGGACGCGATTCCGTCGGCCGCCAACGTGAGCCACTACCTGAGGATCGTGCAGGAAAAGGCGATTCTGCGGAGGCTCATCAACGCTGCCACGGGTATCGTCAGTCGCTGCTACGAGGACGGTGAGGATATCAGCGATGTGCTGGACGATGCCGAAAGGGAAATATTTGATATCTCGCAGCACCGGAGGTCGCAGGGGTTTGTCAAGATCGGCGACCTGATTAAGCACAGCATAGAAACAGTCGAGAGCCTCTACCAGAAGAAGGAGTACGTCACCGGCGTTTCCTCAGGCTACACGGACCTGGATACGATGACCGCCGGTTTCCAGCCCTCGGACCTGATCATCATCGCGGGCCGCCCGTCAATGGGGAAAACGAGCCTCGCGCTGAATATTGCCGAGCATGCGGCGGTGGTGGAGAAGATCCCCACCGCCATCTTCAGCCTCGAGATGTCCAGGGAGCAGCTCGTGCTCCGGATGCTCTGCTCGCACGCCCGCGTGAACGCCCACAATGTCCGCACCGGTTTTATCTCGGAGAAGCACGATTTTCCCAAGCTGGTCAACGCGGCGGGGAAGCTCGCGGAGGCGCCTATCTTTATTGACGACAGCCCCTCCATCTCCGCGCTCGAGATGCGTGCAAAAGCGCGGCGGCTCGCGGCCAAGGAGGCGATCCGTTTGATCATCGTTGACTATATGCAGCTGATGCGCTCCTCCGTCAGGAAGGCCGAGAACCGTCAGCAGGAGATATCCGAGATATCCCGCTCGCTCAAGGCGCTGGCGAGGGAGCTCAATGTGCCGGTCATCGTGCTCTCGCAATTGAACAGGGAAGCCGAGGGAAGGGATGATAGGAAACCCCGCCTTTCAGACCTAAGGGAATCAGGAGCGATCGAGCAGGATGCCGACGTCGTGTTTCTCCTTTTCCGCGAGGAGTATTATTTCCCGGATAACGAGGACGCAAAGGGGAAGGCGGAAGTGATCATCGCGAAGCAGCGGAACGGGCCGGTGGGGGCGGTGAGGCTGGCGTTCCTGCAGGAGTGCACGCACTTCGAGAATTGCGCGGAGCGGGAAGGGGAGTTGGAAACAGTGTAA
- the pth gene encoding aminoacyl-tRNA hydrolase, whose product MKIVFGLGNPGEKYRGTRHNVGADVINRLAARAGIELRRKWRMRACVGRMRIGDHAVTVATARTFMNLSGATAAALLRWQECDPEDLLVVSDDIALELGRIRIRREGSSGGHKGLESIIGALGTDNFARLRIGVGRAGEDWVGHVLGKFSRQEKRFVEGAMDMAVSAIDEIVVSGLDAAMNKFNSMVEG is encoded by the coding sequence ATGAAAATTGTGTTCGGGCTGGGTAACCCCGGCGAGAAGTATCGCGGCACGAGGCATAATGTGGGCGCGGACGTCATAAACCGCCTGGCGGCACGGGCGGGAATCGAGCTCAGGAGGAAGTGGCGGATGCGCGCGTGCGTGGGGAGGATGCGAATCGGCGACCATGCGGTCACCGTGGCCACGGCCCGCACCTTCATGAATCTGAGTGGGGCGACGGCGGCCGCGCTGCTGAGATGGCAGGAGTGCGATCCTGAGGATCTCCTCGTGGTGAGCGACGATATCGCGCTCGAGCTCGGCAGGATCAGGATTCGCAGGGAGGGGAGCTCCGGGGGGCATAAGGGGCTTGAGTCAATCATCGGCGCGCTCGGAACTGATAATTTCGCCCGCCTCCGCATCGGCGTGGGACGCGCGGGCGAGGATTGGGTCGGACACGTCCTCGGGAAATTCTCGAGGCAAGAGAAACGCTTTGTCGAGGGTGCCATGGATATGGCCGTGTCAGCCATTGATGAAATAGTCGTCAGTGGGCTCGATGCGGCAATGAACAAGTTCAATAGCATGGTTGAGGGTTGA
- the lpxD gene encoding UDP-3-O-(3-hydroxymyristoyl)glucosamine N-acyltransferase produces the protein MKIKLKEISSLIKGELKGDGDITITGASGIKEAGEGDLTFLANPKYASLIESTRAAAVIVEQGWSVPTAKPLIRVDNPSLAFNKLIELFGPKKLEFPRGVHKMAVVSKKAKLGKNVSVGPFAVVEDGAVIGDRTVIRSGVYIGHGTTAGADCHFYPNVIIRERCEIGNRVFIHGGSVIGSDGFGYVAVKGVHQKIPQIGRVVIEDDVEIGSNVTIDRARFDKTIIRRGTKIDNLVQIAHNCDIGENSIIVAQVGISGSTSVGKNVILAGQVGVVGHVTIGDNTIIGAKGGVSKSVPANSYYIGIPAIEGTQFKKVHAAYMRLPALMSKVRELEEKLASLEKQLAKNAETKND, from the coding sequence ATGAAAATAAAATTGAAGGAGATCTCTTCACTGATCAAGGGAGAACTGAAGGGAGACGGGGATATCACAATCACCGGGGCTTCGGGGATCAAGGAGGCGGGGGAAGGGGATTTGACCTTTCTCGCGAACCCGAAGTACGCGTCCCTCATTGAATCCACGAGGGCGGCGGCGGTCATCGTCGAGCAGGGGTGGAGCGTCCCCACGGCAAAGCCGCTCATACGGGTGGATAACCCCTCACTCGCCTTCAACAAGCTGATCGAGCTCTTCGGCCCGAAGAAGCTCGAGTTTCCGCGGGGTGTTCACAAGATGGCAGTGGTGAGCAAGAAAGCGAAGCTTGGCAAGAATGTCTCAGTCGGCCCATTCGCTGTTGTAGAGGACGGGGCGGTCATCGGGGATCGGACGGTAATCAGGAGCGGCGTCTATATCGGTCACGGCACCACGGCGGGGGCGGATTGCCACTTCTATCCGAATGTCATTATCCGGGAGCGGTGTGAGATCGGCAACAGGGTGTTTATCCATGGGGGGAGCGTCATCGGGAGCGATGGGTTCGGCTACGTCGCCGTGAAGGGCGTTCATCAAAAGATTCCCCAGATCGGCAGGGTAGTGATCGAGGACGATGTTGAGATCGGCTCCAATGTGACGATCGACCGCGCCCGGTTTGACAAGACAATCATCCGCAGGGGGACCAAGATAGATAACCTCGTGCAGATCGCGCACAACTGCGATATCGGAGAAAACTCGATCATTGTCGCACAGGTGGGAATCTCCGGGAGTACGTCGGTCGGCAAGAACGTCATCCTCGCAGGGCAGGTGGGCGTGGTCGGCCACGTCACCATAGGGGATAACACCATCATCGGCGCCAAGGGAGGCGTCTCCAAGAGCGTGCCCGCCAATTCATACTACATCGGCATACCCGCCATAGAGGGCACGCAGTTCAAAAAGGTTCACGCCGCGTATATGCGGCTCCCCGCGCTCATGTCGAAGGTCAGGGAGCTTGAGGAGAAACTCGCCTCGCTCGAGAAACAGCTCGCGAAGAATGCAGAAACAAAGAACGATTAA
- a CDS encoding OmpH family outer membrane protein: MRTLVIFVITLALSCGGLSRGAALGTGGKVAFVQVEKVFEKYQKTVDLNAKLQQERKDKIAERKTMVEEINKLKDEADLLRDDAKRKKEAVVDEKVKALYQFEEKVKREAIQKQARLQEEILGEIRGVLTDIGKREGYDMVFATTEDDIGYHSDKLDITEQVVKALNKKHAEAKK; the protein is encoded by the coding sequence GTGCGAACGTTGGTGATATTCGTGATTACGCTCGCGTTGTCGTGCGGCGGCCTCTCGCGCGGCGCGGCACTGGGGACCGGTGGGAAAGTCGCCTTCGTGCAGGTGGAAAAAGTTTTCGAGAAGTATCAGAAGACCGTGGACCTCAACGCGAAGCTTCAGCAGGAGCGCAAGGATAAGATCGCCGAGAGGAAAACGATGGTCGAGGAAATCAACAAACTCAAGGACGAGGCGGACCTGCTGCGCGACGACGCGAAGCGGAAGAAGGAGGCGGTCGTTGACGAGAAGGTAAAGGCGCTCTACCAGTTTGAGGAAAAGGTCAAGCGGGAGGCGATCCAGAAACAGGCGCGCCTCCAGGAGGAGATCCTTGGAGAGATACGGGGCGTGCTGACAGACATCGGGAAGCGCGAGGGGTATGACATGGTATTCGCGACCACCGAGGATGATATTGGATACCATTCGGATAAACTGGATATCACCGAGCAGGTGGTGAAAGCGCTCAACAAGAAGCACGCCGAGGCGAAGAAGTGA
- the bamA gene encoding outer membrane protein assembly factor BamA yields MQTERIDQGIRAYALCAIAITAVSLWGGSAAGLQYEGERIDAVVVMGNRTVSDVMIFNKLETREKGLFSEETVKADVTRLYELGYFTNISVDVERIEGGVKVAFVVKEKPELREIAFKGNSLISTDRLKREMKSKVGEALNAKLLVEDVESLRKLYAQEGFPVAQVACEIVNPKNEPQAAVLIKINEGARQAIRRINFVGNSHVPARSLVQFMQTKRRAPWPLYKWPMSYLYSKGLLEQEALNDDLDRIRGYYASLGYVDMKVSNVERNISRDGRHIDITISLDEGGTYQVGEVAVAGNKIYDTDELQRVLTMGSGVTYSPVTLQGDMNAIRGMYLSKGYTDAEVIPEKRLNPETGKIDVSYTIKEYEPYYVGRIDIKGNTRTNDYVIRREMSVMPGDVFNSLKIQRSKERLENTGFFETVGIAASPGEGERTQNLAVDVQEGKTGQLSFGAGFSSIDGFVGFAEISQSNFDIKNFPYFTGAGQKFRLRAEVGLEEQNFLLSFTEPYFMGKRLAAGFDLYMKNSEYLSDYFNEERLGGNLRLGKELGQFYRGDLVYKLENVNLYDVPDDASEQIKADAGNTLISSVSFGLTRDTRDSIVFPHHGAISSITAEFAGLGGDADFVKLEAMGSQYFVPIERFPEHVVRVAGGAGVAGPYSGSGEIPLSERFFLGGGDTIRGFDYRDVGPRDINDEPIGGDAMLMASVEYTFPLISKIRGAAFFDMGNVYETPSDFLDGIVASVGMGVRLNLPVGPIKLDYGIPVITDQWTEGENGAFSFNVGTIF; encoded by the coding sequence GTGCAGACAGAGAGGATAGATCAAGGCATCCGCGCATACGCGCTGTGCGCGATCGCCATCACCGCCGTCTCCCTGTGGGGAGGATCGGCCGCGGGGCTCCAGTACGAGGGGGAGCGCATCGACGCGGTGGTGGTGATGGGGAACCGCACGGTGAGCGACGTGATGATATTCAATAAGCTGGAGACGCGCGAGAAGGGGCTCTTCAGCGAGGAGACGGTCAAGGCAGATGTCACGCGGCTCTATGAGCTCGGTTACTTCACCAATATCAGCGTCGATGTTGAGCGGATCGAGGGAGGTGTGAAGGTTGCGTTTGTGGTCAAGGAGAAGCCGGAGCTCAGGGAGATCGCGTTCAAGGGGAATTCCCTGATCTCCACCGATCGTTTAAAACGCGAAATGAAATCAAAGGTCGGCGAGGCCCTCAACGCCAAGTTGCTGGTGGAGGACGTCGAGTCTCTGAGAAAATTGTACGCCCAGGAGGGGTTCCCCGTTGCCCAGGTCGCATGCGAGATTGTGAATCCGAAGAATGAACCGCAGGCGGCGGTGCTCATCAAGATCAACGAGGGGGCGCGGCAGGCGATCAGGCGGATAAATTTTGTCGGCAATAGCCATGTTCCCGCACGCTCGCTCGTTCAGTTCATGCAGACCAAGCGGAGGGCGCCGTGGCCCCTCTACAAATGGCCGATGAGCTATCTCTACTCGAAGGGGCTGCTCGAGCAGGAAGCCCTGAACGATGACCTCGATCGGATCCGCGGGTACTATGCCTCGCTGGGGTATGTGGACATGAAGGTGAGCAATGTGGAGCGGAACATTTCCCGGGACGGCAGGCACATCGACATCACCATTTCCCTAGACGAGGGAGGGACTTATCAGGTGGGCGAGGTCGCCGTCGCGGGGAACAAGATCTACGATACGGACGAGCTCCAGAGAGTCCTCACCATGGGTTCGGGGGTCACGTACTCTCCCGTCACGCTCCAGGGGGACATGAATGCGATCCGGGGCATGTATCTCTCCAAGGGGTACACGGACGCTGAGGTAATTCCTGAAAAGAGGCTCAATCCCGAGACGGGGAAGATTGACGTGAGCTATACGATCAAGGAGTATGAGCCGTACTACGTCGGTCGCATTGACATCAAGGGGAACACGAGGACGAACGACTATGTCATCCGCAGGGAGATGAGCGTCATGCCGGGTGACGTGTTCAACAGCCTCAAGATCCAGAGGAGCAAGGAGCGGCTCGAGAATACCGGTTTCTTCGAGACCGTCGGAATTGCCGCGTCACCGGGCGAGGGCGAGCGGACCCAGAATCTCGCTGTTGACGTACAGGAGGGGAAGACGGGACAATTGAGTTTCGGGGCGGGGTTCAGCTCCATAGACGGCTTCGTCGGGTTTGCCGAGATATCGCAGAGCAATTTCGACATAAAGAATTTCCCTTATTTCACCGGGGCCGGCCAGAAATTTCGTCTGAGGGCGGAGGTGGGGCTCGAGGAGCAGAATTTCCTGTTGAGCTTCACGGAACCCTACTTCATGGGGAAAAGGCTCGCCGCGGGGTTTGATCTCTATATGAAAAATAGCGAGTACCTGAGTGATTATTTCAATGAGGAGCGACTCGGCGGAAATCTCCGGCTCGGAAAGGAATTAGGCCAATTTTACCGCGGTGACCTCGTCTACAAGCTTGAAAATGTGAATCTCTATGATGTTCCTGATGATGCATCCGAGCAGATCAAGGCGGACGCCGGGAATACGCTGATCAGCTCGGTGAGCTTCGGGCTCACCCGCGACACCCGGGATTCCATCGTGTTCCCACACCACGGCGCGATCTCCAGTATCACCGCGGAGTTCGCGGGGCTCGGCGGCGACGCTGATTTTGTAAAACTTGAAGCGATGGGAAGCCAGTATTTTGTCCCGATCGAACGATTCCCCGAGCACGTGGTCCGCGTTGCCGGCGGGGCCGGTGTTGCCGGGCCGTACTCAGGCTCTGGCGAGATTCCCCTGTCAGAGAGGTTTTTCCTCGGCGGCGGTGATACCATCCGCGGCTTTGATTATCGGGACGTGGGGCCGCGGGATATCAACGACGAGCCGATCGGCGGCGATGCGATGCTCATGGCGAGCGTCGAATACACGTTCCCGCTCATCTCGAAAATCCGCGGAGCCGCCTTCTTTGACATGGGCAACGTCTACGAGACGCCCAGCGATTTCCTGGACGGCATCGTCGCGTCGGTCGGAATGGGGGTGCGCCTCAACCTCCCTGTTGGTCCCATCAAGCTCGACTATGGCATCCCCGTCATCACGGACCAGTGGACTGAGGGTGAGAACGGCGCCTTCAGCTTCAACGTGGGGACAATCTTTTAA
- the lpxI gene encoding UDP-2,3-diacylglucosamine diphosphatase LpxI (LpxI, functionally equivalent to LpxH, replaces it in LPS biosynthesis in a minority of bacteria.) codes for MKSLGLIAGGGGLAFAIAREAREKGVERIVAIAFPGQTAAELERYVDELHWVHVGQLGTLIKTLRRAGVTEAVMAGRLDPTLVISKLRLDMRMIALAARVPDRRADTVLKAIAGEMKKDGIRLLDSTVYLSSCIADRGVMTRNAPGDEALEDIAFGAKIAREIAGLDIGQTVVVKKRAVVAVEAMEGTDEAIRRGASLCPRGMVVVKVSRPAQDMRFDVPVVGERTIDLLLGCNAAALALEAGRTIILDKEAAIRKAGGAGVAVVGI; via the coding sequence ATGAAGAGTCTCGGTCTCATCGCGGGAGGCGGCGGACTCGCGTTTGCGATCGCCCGCGAGGCGCGTGAGAAGGGGGTGGAACGCATCGTCGCGATCGCGTTCCCCGGTCAGACCGCCGCCGAGTTGGAGCGCTATGTGGATGAGCTCCACTGGGTCCATGTGGGCCAGCTCGGCACGTTGATAAAAACCCTCCGTCGCGCGGGGGTGACCGAGGCGGTCATGGCGGGGAGGCTCGACCCCACGCTCGTGATCAGTAAGCTCAGGCTGGACATGCGCATGATCGCCCTCGCGGCCCGGGTGCCTGACAGGCGCGCTGATACCGTGCTGAAGGCGATCGCCGGGGAGATGAAAAAGGACGGAATCCGGCTGCTGGATTCGACCGTATATCTCTCATCGTGCATTGCGGACCGGGGGGTCATGACGAGGAATGCGCCGGGAGACGAGGCGCTGGAAGATATTGCCTTTGGAGCGAAGATCGCCCGGGAAATCGCGGGGCTCGACATAGGACAGACGGTGGTGGTGAAGAAGCGAGCGGTGGTCGCGGTCGAGGCGATGGAGGGGACTGACGAGGCGATCAGGAGGGGGGCCTCGCTCTGCCCCCGCGGGATGGTCGTGGTCAAGGTGAGCCGCCCCGCGCAGGATATGCGGTTCGATGTCCCGGTTGTCGGCGAGCGCACGATTGACCTCCTCCTGGGATGTAACGCCGCCGCCCTCGCCCTGGAGGCGGGTCGGACGATTATCCTGGATAAGGAAGCGGCGATAAGGAAAGCGGGCGGGGCGGGGGTCGCGGTGGTGGGCATTTGA